Genomic window (Flavobacterium oreochromis):
GATATTTTTAGGAATGATAACGAGGTTTTTCAAGATATTAGCTATCTGGAACATGCACATCAAAAAGGTTTAGATAATTCTTATAATCATATTATAGAGGCCTACGCTGGTGATCAAGGAGCAAGTTCAACTAATATTTCTGCTAAATGGGATAACGAAGAAGCAAAAAAATCAAATAGTCAAGAAAAGAATTATAAATTTGGTAAAACTTATTTTGACGTTTTTGAAGACTATGTCGTTCCTTTTGTGAAAGAAGATATAAAATTGAATACAATTGTAAAAAAAATTGATTATTCAGGAAAATCAATTGAAGTGACAGATGTAAATGGAGTAACTTTTGTTGCAGATAAAGTAATTGTTACAGTGCCAATTACTATTTTAAAGTCAAATGATATTGCATTTAAGCCATCTTTGCCTAGTGAAAAAACTGCAGCTTTTCAAAAAATTGGAATGGAAGCCGGAATGAAAGTGTTTTTAAAATTTAATAAAAAGTTTTATCCAGATAACTTTATTTATGGAGGTTCAGTTTGTGCTGCATATGGAGACGTTACAATAGGGAAACAAACTAAAGATAATATTTTGTTAGCTTTTGTAATGGGGAAACAAGCTCAAGCTCTTTCAGATCTCAATACTAATGAGGCAATAACGAATGCTTTATTAAAAGAATTGGATTCTATGTTTGATGGTAAAGCAACTCAATCTTTTGTTAAATCCAGTGTTCAAAATTTTACAAAACATCCATTCATAAGAGGAGCTTATTCTTATAGTCCTGTAGGTATGGGGAATGCTAGAGAGATTTTAGCACAATCTGTAGATGGGAAAATATTTTTTGCAGGCGAAGCAACTAATTTGCAAGGAGATCATCAGACAGTTCATGGAGCTGTGGCTACTGGTGTAGAACAAGCAGAAAAGATAATAGCTCTATTATAAAATAATAAACAAACCATAAGTTTGATTGTTAGTCAAAAATCAAATAAGAATCTAAGTTTTTTTATTTTTTAAAGATTATAAAGAATAATAATATGAATTTTATTTGTTTTATGAGGTGTTAAGAATAACATAGATTTGTTAACTTTATTTGAAAAAATAAAGATTAAAGTTGTTTAAAAATTAAAATATAGAGTTGGCTTACACTATCTTATTTGTTCAGAGTTAATTTGTATAAATAATTTCTGTGATGTAAAATAAAAAATTTATAAAATAATTTGAAAATTATAATTCTTAATTCAAAATAAATTATTACGTTTGCATCGAAATTGAGAGGAGGTGTCAAAATTATGTTAATTATACCTATTAAAGACGGAGAAAATATCGATAGAGCGTTAAAACGTTATAAAAGAAAATTCGATAAAACAGGAGTTGTGCGTCAATTAAGATCACGTCAGCAGTTTACAAAACCTTCTGTAACAAGAAGAGCTGAAGTTCAGAAAGCACAATATATCCAAGGATTAAGAGATGCTGTAGAAAATTAATAGCAAATTATAATCATATATTAAGCCGCTAGTTGTAAAAGTTGTACTTTTAGACTAGCGGTTTTTTTGTTTCAATTAAAGAGTTATGAGTGAGAATTTAATTCGTTTTCAGGATTATTTGTTAAAAGAAAAGAAATATTCGTTCTATACAGTTAAGGCTTATGTTAAGGATTTGTTGTTTTTTTCTGATTATTTAGTAGGAATAGAAGGAGGGGAATTAGAAGGGGTGACTTATGTGTTGATTAGAGGATGGATTGTGAGTTTAGTTGAGTCGGGTCTTTCAAATCTTACGGTTAATAGGAAAATGGCTTCTTTAAAAGCATTTTATAAATTTCTTTTAAAGATAAAAGTGATAGAAAATTCTCCTATGTCTCAACATAAATCGTTGAAAATCGAAAGGAAAGTTCAAGTTCCTTTTTCTGAAAAAGAATTAGAGTTTGCTTTAGCTCAGGTGGAGTATGGTCACGATTTTGAGGGTTTTCGTAATAAATTAATAATTGATTTGCTTTATACTACGGGTATTAGGCGTTCTGAGTTGATTAATTTACAGGTAGTTAATGTTGATTTTAATTTAAAGACTCTTAAAGTTTTAGGAAAACGCAATAAAGAGCGTATTATACCGATTTTGGATGCGATATTTTTAGAAATTAATCAATATTTAGAAGAAAGGAGTCGTTTGTCTTGTGTGTTTGATGAAGAATATTTATTTCTTCTTACTAATGGTAAGAAAATGAATGAAACTTTTGTTTACAGGTTAATAAATTATTATCTTAGTATTGTCTCGGAAAAGGTAAAAAAAAGTCCACATATGCTTAGGCATACTTTTGCGACTCATATGTTAAACCGAGGTGCTGATTTAAATTCAATAAAAGAGTTCTTGGGGCATTCTAGTTTAGCGTCTACGCAAGTATATACTCAATCTAGTTTAGGGCAGATAAAAGAGGTGTATAAAAATGCGCATCCGAGAGGTCGAAAGTAGTTCTTTTAAAATTGTTTAACCTTAAAAAGATTTAATTATGAAGGTAAATGTTCATGCGGTTAATTTTAACATTGACAAAAAATTGATTTCTTTTACAGATGAAAAAGTAAATAAACTTGAAAAATTTTATGACAAAATTGTGTCTGCTGATATTTTTATGAGAGTAGAACAAACTAGTGAAAAAGAAAATAAAGTAGTTGAGGCTAAAATTTTAGTTCCAGGGGATGAGTTTGTTGTTAAAAAGACCTGTAAATCATTTGAAGAAGGAGTGGATTTGTCAGTTGATGCTTTGGAAAGATTACTTGTAAAACGCAAGGAAAAACAGAGGGCGCATGCTTGATTTGAAAAAAAATAAAAAAAAAAAAAAAAAACTTTTGAAATCTAAAATATATGCTTACATTTGCAGTCCGTTAGAAATAGCGGACTTTTTTACTGAATGCCGGTGTAGCTCAGCTGGCTAGAGCAGCTGATTTGTAATCAGCAGGTCGTGGGTTCGAGTCCCTCCATCGGCTCTTTGAAATATTGAAAAAATGTTTTATATTTGCACTCCGAAACGAGGTGTGAAATAAAAAGTAAGGCGGGGAGATACTCAAGCGGCCAACGAGGACGGACTGTAAATCCGTTGGGAAACCTTCGCAGGTTCGAATCCTGCTCTCCCCACAAGATGAGTTTGAGAGTTTCAAGTTTCAGGTTGTATTCGAAACGTGAAGCTTTTAATAAGAAACCTAAAACTTTACCGCCGGTGTAGCTCAGGGGTAGAGTGCTTCCTTGGTAAGGAAGAGGTCACGGGTTCAAATCCCGTCATTGGCTCACAAGATTTTTTTGAACACTAATTATTATAACTAAGATTAAAAATTAAGTAAAATGGCAAAAGAAAGTTTTAATCGTTCGAAACCGCACTTAAATATCGGTACTATCGGACACGTAGACCACGGAAAGACTACTTTAACTGCTGCGATCACTAAAGTATTATCTGATGCAGGTTACTGTCAAGCTAAGTCGTTCGACCAAATCGATAACGCTCCAGAAGAGAAAGAAAGAGGTATTACAATTAATACATCTCACGTAGAATATGAAACAGCTAACCGTCACTACGCTCACGTAGACTGTCCAGGTCACGCGGATTACGTTAAGAACATGGTTACTGGTGCTGCTCAAATGGACGGTGCTATCTTAGTGGTTGCTGCTACTGATGGTCCAATGCCACAAACTCGTGAGCATATCTTATTAGGTCGTCAGGTTGGTATTCCTCGTATCGTTGTTTTCATGAACAAAGTGGATATGGTTGATGATGCTGAGTTATTAGAGTTAGTAGAAATGGAAATCCGTGATTTATTATCTTTCTATGAGTATGATGGAGATAACGGTCCAGTAGTTCAAGGTTCTGCTTTAGGTGGATTAAATAATGATCCAACATGGGTTCCTAAAATCATTGAATTAATGGAAGCTGTTGATGCTTGGATTGAAGAGCCAGTTCGTGATAACGAAAAACCATTCTTAATGCCAGTTGAAGACGTGTTTACAATTACAGGTCGTGGTACAGTTGCAACAGGTCGTATTGAAACAGGTGTTGCTAATACAGGTGATCCAGTTGAAATCATTGGTATGGGAGCTGATAAATTAACTTCTACAATTACAGGGGTTGAGATGTTCCGTAAAATATTAGATAGAGGTGAGGCTGGTGATAACGTAGGTTTATTATTACGTGGTATTGATAAAGCTGATATCCGTCGTGGTATGGTTATTTGTAAGCCAGGTTCAGTGAAACCACACGCTAAATTTAAAGCAGAGGTTTATATCTTGAAAAAAGAAGAAGGTGGACGTCACACTCCATTCCATAACAACTACCGTCCTCAGTTCTATGTACGTACAACTGACGTAACAGGTACAATTTCATTACCTGAAGGTGTTGAGATGGTTATGCCAGGTGATAACTTAACAATTACTGTAGAGTTATTAAATCCAATTGCATTAAACGTAGGTTTACGTTTCGCTATCCGTGAAGGAGGTAGAACAGTTGGTGCTGGTCAGGTAACTGAAATATTAGACTAATTTTAGTCAAAATAAATACAAAAACCAGCAGTTATATGCTGCTGGTTTATAAAATACGGGCGTAGTACAAGGGTCAGTATAGCGGTCTCCAAAACCGTTGATGGGGGTTCGAATCCCTCCGCCCGTGCAAATAAGAAATATAATGAACAAAGTGACTAATTATATATCAGAAGCTTTTGAAGAGTTTAAGTCAAATGTGACTTGGCCAGGATGGGAAGAGGTTCAGAAACTAACTGTAGTTGTGGCCATCTTCTCTGTCATTTTTGCCCTAGCCACTTGGGGTGTTGACGAAATTTTTACTAAAACAATTGAGGGTTTCTTTAATTTGTTAAAAGGATAAAATAGAATTATGGCTGAAACTAGTGTGAAGAAGTGGTATGTTGTAAGGGCTGTAAGTGGTCAAGAAAATAAAGTTAAATCCTACATCGAGCAAGAAATTAATCGTGTAGGAATGGCTGATTATATATCACAAGTATTAGTACCAACTGAAAAAGTAGTGACGGTACGTGATGGTAAAAAATTAGTAAAGAAAGAGTTTATTTTCCTGGTTATGTAATGATCGAAGCAAACTTAACAGGAGAAATACCTCATATTATAAAGTCTATTACAGGTGTAATTGGTTTCTTAGGTGAAGTAAAAGGCGGAGATCCTGTGCCTTTGCGTCAATCGGAAGTTAATAGAATGTTAGGAAAAGTAGATGAATTAGCAACTACTGTAGATCATGGATCTATTCCATATTCTGTTGGTGAGACGATAAAAGTTATTGATGGTCCGTTCAATGGATTTAACGGTACTATTGAAAATATAAATGAAGAAAAACGTAAACTAGAAGTAATGGTAAAAATATTCGGAAGAAAAACACCATTAGAGTTAAGTTTCGTTCAGGTAGAAAAAGTATAATATTTATTTATATAATTCACATCAATCGCTTCCAATGATCGATGTGCTTAATTTTTTTAAAAATGGCTAAAGAAGTTAGTAAAGTAGTTAAACTACAAGTAAAGGGAGGTGCTGCGAACCCGTCGCCACCGGTTGGACCTGCTTTGGGAGCTGCTGGGGTTAACATCATGGAGTTCTGTAAGCAATTTAATGCAAGAACACAAGATAAACCAGGCAAAGTATTACCAGTACAAATTACTGTGTACAAAGACAAATCGTTTGATTTTGTTGTTAAAACTCCACCTGCTGCTATTCAATTATTAGAAGCTGCTAAAATTAAATCAGGGTCTGGACAGCCAAATCGTAAAAAAGTGGCTAGCGTATCTTGGGATCAAATCCGTACAATCGCTGAAGACAAAATGCCTGATTTAAATGCTTTCACAATTGAAAAAGCAATGAGCATGATAGCTGGAACAGCTAGATCTATGGGTATTACTGTAACTGGAGATTCTCCTTTAAACTAAGAGAAAATGGCAAAATTAACGAAAAAGCAAAAAGTTGCAGCTTCAAAAATTGAAAAGAATAAAATGTATTCTTTGAAAGATGCTTCATCTTTAATCAAAGAAGTTGCTTCTGCAAAATTTGATGAATCAGTTGATATCGCTGTTAAGTTAGGTGTAGACCCTCGTAAAGCGAATCAGATGGTGAGAGGTGTGTGTTCATTACCACACGGTACAGGTAAGGATGTAAGAGTATTAGCTTTAGTTACTCCAGATAAAGAAGCTGAAGCAAAAGCTGCTGGTGCTGACCATGTAGGTTTAGATGAGTACTTACAAAAAATTAAAGACGGTTGGACTGATGTTGATGTAATTATCACTATGCCAGCTGTTATGGGTAAATTAGGTCCATTAGGTCGTATTTTAGGTCCTCGTGGTTTAATGCCAAACCCTAAAACAGGTACTGTTACTATGGAAGTAGGTAAGGCAGTAGAAGAAGTGAAATCTGGTAAAATTGACTTCAAAGTTGATAAAACAGGTATCGTTCACGCTGCTATCGGTAAAGTTTCTTTTGATGCT
Coding sequences:
- a CDS encoding flavin monoamine oxidase family protein, giving the protein MDRRKFLKHSTVLGASVLIPSILTSCASQAEEDNSKNVKVLIIGGGAAGLFAGYTLKKKGVSFKILEASSKYGGRLGKQSGFADFDIDQGAEWLHLENSIIGKIIKDTQTKITLDDVEVQYWYNNQIRPTLPLKTDIFRNDNEVFQDISYLEHAHQKGLDNSYNHIIEAYAGDQGASSTNISAKWDNEEAKKSNSQEKNYKFGKTYFDVFEDYVVPFVKEDIKLNTIVKKIDYSGKSIEVTDVNGVTFVADKVIVTVPITILKSNDIAFKPSLPSEKTAAFQKIGMEAGMKVFLKFNKKFYPDNFIYGGSVCAAYGDVTIGKQTKDNILLAFVMGKQAQALSDLNTNEAITNALLKELDSMFDGKATQSFVKSSVQNFTKHPFIRGAYSYSPVGMGNAREILAQSVDGKIFFAGEATNLQGDHQTVHGAVATGVEQAEKIIALL
- the rpsU gene encoding 30S ribosomal protein S21; protein product: MLIIPIKDGENIDRALKRYKRKFDKTGVVRQLRSRQQFTKPSVTRRAEVQKAQYIQGLRDAVEN
- a CDS encoding tyrosine-type recombinase/integrase gives rise to the protein MSENLIRFQDYLLKEKKYSFYTVKAYVKDLLFFSDYLVGIEGGELEGVTYVLIRGWIVSLVESGLSNLTVNRKMASLKAFYKFLLKIKVIENSPMSQHKSLKIERKVQVPFSEKELEFALAQVEYGHDFEGFRNKLIIDLLYTTGIRRSELINLQVVNVDFNLKTLKVLGKRNKERIIPILDAIFLEINQYLEERSRLSCVFDEEYLFLLTNGKKMNETFVYRLINYYLSIVSEKVKKSPHMLRHTFATHMLNRGADLNSIKEFLGHSSLASTQVYTQSSLGQIKEVYKNAHPRGRK
- the hpf gene encoding ribosome hibernation-promoting factor, HPF/YfiA family, which codes for MKVNVHAVNFNIDKKLISFTDEKVNKLEKFYDKIVSADIFMRVEQTSEKENKVVEAKILVPGDEFVVKKTCKSFEEGVDLSVDALERLLVKRKEKQRAHA
- the tuf gene encoding elongation factor Tu, with product MAKESFNRSKPHLNIGTIGHVDHGKTTLTAAITKVLSDAGYCQAKSFDQIDNAPEEKERGITINTSHVEYETANRHYAHVDCPGHADYVKNMVTGAAQMDGAILVVAATDGPMPQTREHILLGRQVGIPRIVVFMNKVDMVDDAELLELVEMEIRDLLSFYEYDGDNGPVVQGSALGGLNNDPTWVPKIIELMEAVDAWIEEPVRDNEKPFLMPVEDVFTITGRGTVATGRIETGVANTGDPVEIIGMGADKLTSTITGVEMFRKILDRGEAGDNVGLLLRGIDKADIRRGMVICKPGSVKPHAKFKAEVYILKKEEGGRHTPFHNNYRPQFYVRTTDVTGTISLPEGVEMVMPGDNLTITVELLNPIALNVGLRFAIREGGRTVGAGQVTEILD
- the secE gene encoding preprotein translocase subunit SecE produces the protein MNKVTNYISEAFEEFKSNVTWPGWEEVQKLTVVVAIFSVIFALATWGVDEIFTKTIEGFFNLLKG
- the rplK gene encoding 50S ribosomal protein L11; the encoded protein is MAKEVSKVVKLQVKGGAANPSPPVGPALGAAGVNIMEFCKQFNARTQDKPGKVLPVQITVYKDKSFDFVVKTPPAAIQLLEAAKIKSGSGQPNRKKVASVSWDQIRTIAEDKMPDLNAFTIEKAMSMIAGTARSMGITVTGDSPLN
- the rplA gene encoding 50S ribosomal protein L1, producing the protein MAKLTKKQKVAASKIEKNKMYSLKDASSLIKEVASAKFDESVDIAVKLGVDPRKANQMVRGVCSLPHGTGKDVRVLALVTPDKEAEAKAAGADHVGLDEYLQKIKDGWTDVDVIITMPAVMGKLGPLGRILGPRGLMPNPKTGTVTMEVGKAVEEVKSGKIDFKVDKTGIVHAAIGKVSFDAQKIQENAHEIIQTLIKLKPTAAKGTYIKSIHLSSTMSPAIALDPKAV